GGATTGCGCCACAAAGCGATGATGGCTGGCGCTTCTTCCACCGCCCGAAAAGGGAGTATCGCATCTATCCATAGAAGTGTCAAAACGAACCCGCAGTAAATGAACAATCCCGACAACATCAGCGTGCGAAACCAAAATGGCGCAAGGGAGCGAGCGGGTCTTGAGATAGTCATCGGATTTCAACACCCCTTGCGGGCAAAGCCTGCTGAACCGCCTTCAGAGCGCTGGCGGTGCAAAACGCTTTGCTGAGGCGCGTCAACCTTATTGCGCTGAAACGGAAAACAAGGCTTTGGCGTAAGCGGGGGGCAAATCGTTGCGAGCCGTGAATTTGTGGGCGCGCAAAATGCGTTGCCCTTCTGTCAAGGCAAATTGCAAAAACATCTCAGCCGCCTGGCGGTTTTTCGTCATCTTCAAAACCGCCATCGGGCATGTCGTGACGACATTTTGCTCTGGCGGGATGGGAACGATCTCAACGGCTGGGCGCACCCACGGGTAATTGGCAACGGCGTCCCAAACGATACAAGCGTCAATGCCTCCCAAGCGCAGCGCGTTGGGCAGTTCTGGCACCGTCGCCGCTCTGAGGACGACATTCTTGTGAACGGCTGCTGTCAACCCGTTTTTCCGCAGGATGGCTTCGCTGACTTCGCCGACCGCGCACGCCTTTGGGTCACCCAAACCGACTTTGACGCCGGGCTTTGCTAAGTCCCGCAAACTCCTGACACCTTTCGGGTTGCCCTTGCGGACCAAAATGACGGGCACAAAGTAGCCGATGACGGCGCTTTTAAGCACATAACCGCGTTTCTCTGCCTGTCGCACATAAAACTCTTCACCCGGCAGATACAAATCGCCCTGTCGGGTCAAGATGATTTGCGCCAACAAGCAATTTGACCCTGTGAAGTTGAACCGCACGGGGACGCCGTAGCGGCGCTCAAAGGCGCGCCCCATGTCTTCCAACGGCGGTCGGAACGCTGCGCCGGCGTAAATGAACAGCGGTTTGCGGTTGCTCAACTTCGTCGGCGGCGTGCTTTCCTCAACAGGTTCAAAGCCCCACTTGCGCCAGACCCGCTGGGCTTCGGGCGTCTGCAGAAACCGCAGGAACTTCTCGGCAGCAGCCAAGTTTTTGCCGCCTTTGACCAACACAGCACCGACATAGATGGGCTCGTAAAGGCGTTGCGGGAGAGTTTGCACTGCCACGAGGTCGCGCTCAACGACGGGCGGTTGGTCGGGCACATAACTTTCCCGCAAGCAAGTGCGATACAAAATGCCCGCATCCGCTTGTCCCTTTTTGAGCAGTTGCTTCGCTTGGTCAGGGACTTTGGGCGTGAACACTTTGCCCTTGACCGCATCCCACAGTTTGGCTGCCTGCAACGCTTGTTGCGCTCCTCGCCCCCCCGATAAGTTGAAGGCGTAAGTGACGATGCGGTGAACTTTGGGCGAAGTTAAATCTTCAAGGCGATGGATGTTCGCAGGGTTGTGTTTGGGAACGATAAGCGCCAATGGGATGCGGGCGCATTTGACCAAACTGCCCTCCACGAACTTGTCTTGCTCCGCCAGTTTGGTCAACTCGTAAGTGCCCAGCGCTAAGTAGATGTCCGGTGTCGCACCGTCCCGCAAAAGGTTCAGCAACGCAACGACCCCGGTCACCGTCGGACGCAAGGCGATTTCGGGATGGCGCTGCCGAAACAACCGCGCCAGATCGCCGTAAGGTCCCGCCAACCCGCAGGGCACAAAGATTTCTACTTGACCGTTGGCGGCGGCGCGTTGGGGCGCGACGGTCCTCGTGCTGGTCTTCTTTGCTGGCGGTCGCTTTTGGGGCTGGGGCTTGATCGCGCCTTTGCCGTAGACCCGCGCCACCTCGGCGCTGACCGCCATCTTGAGTTGCTCAAAGGTCCAACCGCTGGTGGCAGGGTTGCGCATGAAGACGAAGGTTTTACCCTTGTGGACGATCTGCGTCTTGCCGTTGATCAGAAAGGCGCCACAAGTTAAGCCGCGCTTCTGCCATTCGGCGCCCCCCTTCTCCGAAGCAAAGTCGTAGACGACAACCTGCACCTTCTCAGGAAAAGCCTCCGCCAATTTGCGGGCAAAATCTTTCACCCACTCGTGGCTTTCACCGCCGGCGACGCGGATGGGGTAAAAGGCTTCCACTTTCACCTTCGCTTTCGGCGACCCGTAGGTGATGCGCCAGCCCTCATCTCTGACCGCAACGGCGGTTTTTTTCGCGGGCGCTGGCGGCTTGGGCGGTGCCTTTTGCCCTTGCGTCCACACGACCGCACCGGCAACCGCCAATGCAGCGATGACAGCAACACCATACAACCTAAGCATCGCGTCTCACCTCCGCGCATTTTGAACGCCAGCGGGGCGCACAGCGTTCCCTTTGCCCGTGAAGTTAGGGATACCCAATTGAGCCAATAGATTTTGCGTGCGCGGTTCCACGAGGAAATGCAAGAACCTTTGGGCTGCCGCTTTGTTCTTCGCCGCTTTCAACATCCCTGCTTGCACCTTGACGGGTGGGTAAGAACCCTCGGGCAAATCGGCGACGATTTTGTAGGTCGGCGACATGACTTTTTCCGGGGCGCTGTCAAAGGGGCAGGTGGCGTAGTAGATGCCTGCGTCCACGCGCCCCATGCAGACATAGTTGACGGCTTCCTGCGCGTGCCAATGGGTCACAATTTTGCCCTTCACCTTGTCCCATAAGCCTAATCGCTGCAAGGCTTGTTGGGCGTAGTAGCCGACGGAGTTGAGTTTCGGGTCAGCGATGACGATGCGCCGCACCGACGGCTTGAGCAAATCGTTGAGCGAACGGATACCCGCACGGTTGCGGGCAGGCACGACCAAAATGAGTTTGAAGGTCCCAAAGGTCACGACAGTCTTTGGGTCAACGAACCCTTCCCGCACCATTTGGCGAATTTCCAATTCGCCTGGCGCGACCAAGATGTCAGGGCGCGCACCCTTTTCACGGATGCGCCGCACCAACATCACGCCGTTGTCGTAAGTGATGCGGACTTTGATGCCGGTCTGCCGCTCAAACTCCGTTTTGAGTCGGTTGAAGGGCACAATCATCCCGCACGGGACGAACAAGTGCAATTCGCCTTGCCGTTGCCCGACAGCGATGTGCCCTGCGGCTAAAGCGACTATGATCGCTAAAAGCCGACGCATTGTTCATACCCCCTAACGCTGTCGTTCAAGCGTTGACGCTAGACCACTTTGACCGCCGCCACGCGATAAGCACGGTCGCAACGATGGCAGTGGCGATAAGTGCAGATGCCACTGAAACCCACTCTAAGTTGGCGTGGCGTTCCGCGCCCGTCAAGCAAGGGCACTTGTAATCGCCGAACAGCCGTCCAAACGAATACGCCACCAAAGTGTTCATACCGATTTCCAATATTTCGTAGACGAGCATCTTTTTCCAGCCGAAGAACCGGGCGATGAGAATAGCGCCGGGCAAACTGGTTCCGGGTCCGCCCAGCAAAATTGCCATCGCTGGCGCCACGCCCATCCCTTGCTTCAGGAACGCCTTGACAAACGGGATTTCGGTCAGGATGGGGAAATACATGACGGAGCCGAACACAGATGCCAGAAAAGTCGCTCGCAAGGAGTTGTCGCCGAGAAAGAGAAAGGGCTTTTGTCCTTCCGCTGTCGTGGCGAACCATTCCAGCGGAACTTTACGGGCGATGAAGGCAATGAGCAGGACGGCAGGGACGAGGATGGGCAGGGTCATCTTCATGAACCGCCAACTTTCCCAAAGCCACTCTTTGACCTCGTAAGGCTCAAACCATTTACTAAACGCCCAGATGAGGGCGGCGGTGCAGCCGACGAGTGCGGGGATGCGCACCGCCCACGGCAACCCTTTCGCGCCCAAAATCAACAGCACCATCAAACACGCCACCACGAACCAACTGCGATGGGGATAACGCTGTCCCAGTTCGGAAAGGGCAAACTCTACCGTGCCGCCATCGGTCGCCAACGCCGGTTGCGCCGCGCGGGTTTGCTCGCTTCGGAAAAGCAGCGCCATGACAATGCCGATGACCAACGAAGTGACAATCGCCCCGCCCAACCGCCATAAGCCAAAAACACCACCGAACACTTGAAAAGTCCAGACCAACGCCACCAAGTTCAAACCCGGTCCCGCGTAAAGAAACGCAAAGGCAGGGCCGACGCCCGCGCCGCGCCGATAGATACTCGCGCCCAGCGGGACGATGTTGCAAGAGCAGACAGAAACGATGAACCCTGTAAAAATGCCAGCAAGGTAAGCGAGCCATTGGCGCGCCCGCAAGTTCAGGTAACGCAGCACTTTGTCTATGGGCACGAAAGCGGCGATCGCGCCCGCCAGCAAATAAGCGGGTAAAACGACCGGCAAAAAGTCCCAAGTCAAAATACAGCATTGAAAAATATCCACTGCGTCTGCCAACATCTCTTGTGCGATGTTGGGCTGCGGTTGCACCGTCCATCGCCTCGCTTTAGGTAGTTTCCGCCGGCATCGGTTCACCCGCGCGCTATGCCGTTGCCGTCAAACGCCCGCAGACTGGGCAGTCGGGCAAGCGGTGCACCTTGACGACCCGGTAGGCGTGATGGGCGGTATCAAAGAGCAGCATGCGGTTGGTCAGCGGTTGACCAACCCTGTGCCCAGCGTCTTGGTGCCCCACGATGACCTTGATCGTTTCAATGGCGGCAAAGCAACCCGTAATACCAGAGACGGCGCCGAGCACGGGAAACGACCATGCGTCCCACCAATCTTCGGTCGGGTCCTCAGGATAAAGGCAGCGCAGGCAGGGCGTTTCGCCCGGCACGATGACTGTCAGCGTCCCTTCCATCCCGTTCATTGCCGCTTCCACCAAGGGTTTGCGATGGCGAACGGCGACGGCGTTGAGGGCGATGCGCTCTTGCCACACGGGCGTGCACGAAAGCAACACATCGGCTTGCGGCGCTAACTCCTCGCCTAACGCCTCAGTGAACGGTTCCGCGATAGCGACAACCTCCACATCGGGGTTGATTCGGTGAACGCTTTCCCGCGCCTTGACGATGCGGGGCTTGCCGACCCAGTCGTGCGTCTGCAAGATTTGGCGGTTCAGGTTAGACCAAGTGGTGTTGCCTTCGTGCACCATAATGAGCCGACCGATGCCCGCCGCCGCCAAATACAACGCCGCTGTCCCACCGACGCCGCCGCAGCGGGTCACCAACGCAGTCGCCCTGCGTAAGCGTTCTTGCCCGTCCTCGCCGACCAACGGCAGGTGGCGCAAATAACGCGCCCGCTCTGTATCGGTCAACACGACCCCTCAACACCTCCACTTCTGCGATGAGCGTTACCCGTTTATACAACGCCCGTGCAGATACACAAGTTCCGTTTCAATGGTGGATGTCGCGATGTTGGACAGTGCAAGGGTAACCGTGTTGGCGCACGATGTCCGCGATGGCGTCTGCCAAAGCGACCGACCGGTGCCGCCCGCCGGTGCAGCCGATGGCGATGGTCAAGTAGGCTTTGCCTTCACGGCGGTAGCGCGGCAAGGCGAACTCTAAAAGCGCCCGTAGGTGGTGCAAAAACGCTTGCGTCTCCGGTTGCTGCAAGACGAAGGTCTTCACCCGTTCGTCGGCGCCCGTTAAAGGGCGCAACTGCGGGTCGTAATTGGGATTTGGAAGGAAACGGACATCAAACACCAAATCGGCATCGACAGGGAGCCCGAATTTGAAGCCGAAGGAGACGACCTTCACCTGCATCGTAGCGCCGTCGCCTAACTGGAGGCGGCGCGCGATTTCGTCTCGCAATTGCTGCGGCGTTAAGCCAGCGGTGTCAATGACCTCGTCGGCGATCGCCCGAATGTCCGCCAGATGGTCGCGTTCGCGTTGAATGGCTTGCAGCAAATCTTGCCCTTCGGCGGCGAGGGGGTGGCGGCGGCGGGTTTCCTTGTAGCGCTGCACCAACGCTTCGTCGCTGGCTTCCAAAAAGAACACACGCACCTTATGCCCGCGTTCGCGCAGTTGATTGACGGCGTCCCGCAAATCCCGCAGAAACTCTCCGCCCCGCACATCAGCGACCATAGCGACTTTCGTGATCGGTTGCTGCGACTGAGCGCACAACTCCGTCAGTGTCGGTAACAGTCGTGGGGGCAAGTTGTCCACACAAAAGAAGCCCATGTCCTCTAAAGCGTGAAGGGCGAGGGTCTTCCCCGCACCGGACATGCCCGTGATGACCAAAACGGTCAGTTCCTTCACCGTTTGTCACCCCAAAAGTTGTGCCAACCAGCGTTTTGCAGCGGAAGTGTCCATCGCCTCCCCACCGCTTTGATTTTAAAGCGTGTTGACTTTCCGCGTGCGTCTCGGCGGTAGCGGCACAAAATTTGAAGGGGGCTTGACGCCGTTCTTCACCAGAAACACTCGGAGGTGTCAGCACGATGGTGGAGTTGACGGTCCGCACTAACCGGCGCGAAGAGTTAGTGGACATCACGGACTTGGTGCAAGACATCGTAACGCGCGCGGGTGTGC
This sequence is a window from bacterium HR17. Protein-coding genes within it:
- the moeB gene encoding Molybdopterin-synthase adenylyltransferase, with amino-acid sequence MLTDTERARYLRHLPLVGEDGQERLRRATALVTRCGGVGGTAALYLAAAGIGRLIMVHEGNTTWSNLNRQILQTHDWVGKPRIVKARESVHRINPDVEVVAIAEPFTEALGEELAPQADVLLSCTPVWQERIALNAVAVRHRKPLVEAAMNGMEGTLTVIVPGETPCLRCLYPEDPTEDWWDAWSFPVLGAVSGITGCFAAIETIKVIVGHQDAGHRVGQPLTNRMLLFDTAHHAYRVVKVHRLPDCPVCGRLTATA
- a CDS encoding Nucleotide-binding protein, giving the protein MKELTVLVITGMSGAGKTLALHALEDMGFFCVDNLPPRLLPTLTELCAQSQQPITKVAMVADVRGGEFLRDLRDAVNQLRERGHKVRVFFLEASDEALVQRYKETRRRHPLAAEGQDLLQAIQRERDHLADIRAIADEVIDTAGLTPQQLRDEIARRLQLGDGATMQVKVVSFGFKFGLPVDADLVFDVRFLPNPNYDPQLRPLTGADERVKTFVLQQPETQAFLHHLRALLEFALPRYRREGKAYLTIAIGCTGGRHRSVALADAIADIVRQHGYPCTVQHRDIHH
- a CDS encoding Putative binding protein, giving the protein MLRLYGVAVIAALAVAGAVVWTQGQKAPPKPPAPAKKTAVAVRDEGWRITYGSPKAKVKVEAFYPIRVAGGESHEWVKDFARKLAEAFPEKVQVVVYDFASEKGGAEWQKRGLTCGAFLINGKTQIVHKGKTFVFMRNPATSGWTFEQLKMAVSAEVARVYGKGAIKPQPQKRPPAKKTSTRTVAPQRAAANGQVEIFVPCGLAGPYGDLARLFRQRHPEIALRPTVTGVVALLNLLRDGATPDIYLALGTYELTKLAEQDKFVEGSLVKCARIPLALIVPKHNPANIHRLEDLTSPKVHRIVTYAFNLSGGRGAQQALQAAKLWDAVKGKVFTPKVPDQAKQLLKKGQADAGILYRTCLRESYVPDQPPVVERDLVAVQTLPQRLYEPIYVGAVLVKGGKNLAAAEKFLRFLQTPEAQRVWRKWGFEPVEESTPPTKLSNRKPLFIYAGAAFRPPLEDMGRAFERRYGVPVRFNFTGSNCLLAQIILTRQGDLYLPGEEFYVRQAEKRGYVLKSAVIGYFVPVILVRKGNPKGVRSLRDLAKPGVKVGLGDPKACAVGEVSEAILRKNGLTAAVHKNVVLRAATVPELPNALRLGGIDACIVWDAVANYPWVRPAVEIVPIPPEQNVVTTCPMAVLKMTKNRQAAEMFLQFALTEGQRILRAHKFTARNDLPPAYAKALFSVSAQ
- a CDS encoding Putative two-component membrane permease complex subunit SMU_747c; this translates as MQPQPNIAQEMLADAVDIFQCCILTWDFLPVVLPAYLLAGAIAAFVPIDKVLRYLNLRARQWLAYLAGIFTGFIVSVCSCNIVPLGASIYRRGAGVGPAFAFLYAGPGLNLVALVWTFQVFGGVFGLWRLGGAIVTSLVIGIVMALLFRSEQTRAAQPALATDGGTVEFALSELGQRYPHRSWFVVACLMVLLILGAKGLPWAVRIPALVGCTAALIWAFSKWFEPYEVKEWLWESWRFMKMTLPILVPAVLLIAFIARKVPLEWFATTAEGQKPFLFLGDNSLRATFLASVFGSVMYFPILTEIPFVKAFLKQGMGVAPAMAILLGGPGTSLPGAILIARFFGWKKMLVYEILEIGMNTLVAYSFGRLFGDYKCPCLTGAERHANLEWVSVASALIATAIVATVLIAWRRSKWSSVNA
- the modA gene encoding Molybdate-binding periplasmic protein; this translates as MRRLLAIIVALAAGHIAVGQRQGELHLFVPCGMIVPFNRLKTEFERQTGIKVRITYDNGVMLVRRIREKGARPDILVAPGELEIRQMVREGFVDPKTVVTFGTFKLILVVPARNRAGIRSLNDLLKPSVRRIVIADPKLNSVGYYAQQALQRLGLWDKVKGKIVTHWHAQEAVNYVCMGRVDAGIYYATCPFDSAPEKVMSPTYKIVADLPEGSYPPVKVQAGMLKAAKNKAAAQRFLHFLVEPRTQNLLAQLGIPNFTGKGNAVRPAGVQNARR